Proteins co-encoded in one Prunus persica cultivar Lovell chromosome G6, Prunus_persica_NCBIv2, whole genome shotgun sequence genomic window:
- the LOC109949696 gene encoding uncharacterized protein LOC109949696, which yields MEVCVIAKCTYKSKTIMFSVSSESSMVDILKTLCLRFRGLQLGCFTLRYSVPSYPSCFLETDSDLDLMRTFLLISNEKTVDILVKDLCGSSEYSGDFCVNKELIACEKGESSCSSTVEDRNEFLGRSKRASAKPLLSNEWETYIRHVGQKFGGGAEEFWLKLCKYALEVGFNFLYAGNDKKRVVAVCSNKKLEGCSWRVYASRCEATCSFVIRTLNNVHTCVGRIRESKSKMMRFRVVSSLIVDRIRAKPELKPVEIIHEFKDYYGIDISYYHAWFGKELAKLDVHGDESKSFNELVWYADAVKETNTGSLCTLDCEAGINCFRRFFVSFGCCIAGFQYCIPLLFIDATFFKSKYKGQLLCASRKNGNQGFYPLAFGVVDSETEENWTWFLQHLASILLPMGRVVTFFSDRNQGLLNAMGFVFPGWPHSYCYYHLKQNLISKYPKSGYGKLLQDRVINLFSRCAYAVTEEEFKVAMEELVIVGSSKVKAFISDLSRDHYANAFFKGMRYGEMANSLAESFNNWVGVFRDLPVLPLIEGIRQKLMVLNSQRRIEAEKWTTVLCPEMETRLCENAEAGRTWAVRRSNYTVFEVFADYSVMVDLEQRTCSCRLWQIDSFPCTHAVAAILAKRDSVYDYVECYYKTDFFRKAYESPIFPIPDIGKGLGSNGSAAGVVLPPITKRPAGRPPTKRIKVFGEFKRPLKCSRCSVAGHNRKTCKAII from the exons ATGGAGGTGTGTGTCATTGCCAAGTGCACATATAAGTCGAAAACCATcatgttttcagtttcatcaGAGTCATCcatggttgatattttgaagactttgtgtctgaggtttaggggtttgcaGTTGGGTTGTTTCACATTACGGTATTCGGTGCCCAGTTATCCGAGTTGTTTTCTAGAAACGGATAGCGATTTGGACTTGATGAggacatttttgttgatatcaAATGAGAAGACTGTTGATATTTTAGTGAAGGATTTATGCGGGAGCAGTGAATATAGTGGTgatttttgtgtaaataaGGAGTTGATAGCATGTGAAAAGGGTGAGTCGTCGTGTTCTAGTACTGTCGAAGACAGAAACGAGTTTTTGGGTAGGTCGAAGAGAGCAAGTGCTAAGCCTTTGTTGTCGAATGAGTGGGAGACATACATACGTCATGTGGGGCAGAAGTTTGGCGGTGGTGCAGAGGAGTTCTGGTTGAAATTGTGCAAGTACGCTCTTGAAGtaggatttaattttttatatgccGGCAATGATAAGAAGCGGGTGGTTGCTGTTTGTTCGAATAAGAAATTGGAGGGTTGCAGCTGGCGTGTTTATGCTTCTCGTTGTGAAGCTacttgcagttttgtaattcggACGTTAAATAATGTTCATACATGTGTGGGTCGGATACGGGAATCAAAGAGTAAGATGATGAGGTTTCGTGTGGTGTCCTCCCTCATTGTGGACAGAATTCGTGCAAAACCAGAGCTGAAGCCAGTTGAGATTATACACGAGTTCAAAGATTATTATGGTATAGACATTTCATACTACCACGCATGGTTTGGCAAAGAGTTAGCTAAATTGGACGTTCACGGTGATGAGTCGAAGTCCTTCAACGAGTTAGTGTGGTATGCGGACGCCGTAAAGGAAACTAACACTGGTTCTCTCTGCACTCTTGATTGTGAAGCTGGAATTAATTGCTTTcgacggttttttgtgtcttttggCTGTTGCATTGCTGGATTTCAATATTGCATACCCTTGTTGTTTATTGATGCTACGTTTTTTAAGAGCAAGTACAAGGGGCAGCTTCTCTGTGCTTCGAGAAAGAATGGAAATCAAG ggttCTATCCTCTAGCTTTTGGAGTTGTTGATTCTGAGACAGAGGAGAATTGGACTtggtttcttcaacatttggcTTCTATATTGCTACCGATGGGGAGAGTGGTGACCTTTTTCTCGGACCGCAATCAAGGTTTGTTAAATGCAATGGGGTTTGTGTTTCCCGGATGGCCTCATTCTTACTGTTATTATCACCTCAAACAGAATTTGATATCAAAGTACCCGAAGTCAGGTTATGGGAAACTGCTCCAAGACCgtgttatcaatttatttagtagATGCGCATATGCTGTTACAGAGGAAGAGTTTAAGGTAGCAATGGAGGAGTTGGTGATTGTTGGGAGTTCGAAAGTGAAGGCATTTATATCTGATTTGTCTAGAGATCACTATGCCAACGCATTTTTCAAAGGAATGCGTTATGGGGAGATGGCAAATAGTTTAGCGGAGTCCTTTAATAATTGGGTTGGTGTGTTTCGAGATTTGCCGGTGCTACCTTTGATAGAAGGGATTCGACAGAAATTGATGGTATTGAATTCTCAACGACGAATTGAAGCGGAGAAGTGGACAACAGTTTTGTGTCCGGAGATGGAAACTAGACTCTGTGAAAATGCGGAGGCCGGTAGGACTTGGGCAGTTCGTCGTTCTAATTACACTGTTTTTGAAGTATTTGCTGATTATTCTGTGATGGTTGATCTCGAGCAAAGGACTTGTTCTTGCCGTCTTTGGCAAATTGACAGTTTTCCTTGCACACATGCGGTGGCTGCAATCCTAGCAAAAAGAGATTCAGTTTATGATTACGTGGAGTGTTACTACAAAACCGACTTCTTTCGAAAAGCCTATGAGAGTCCTATTTTTCCTATTCCAGATATTGGGAAAGGATTGGGCAGCAATGGTTCTGCAGCTGGAGTTGTGCTTCCGCCAATTACAAAAAGGCCAGCCGGAAGACCACCAACAAAGaggatcaaagtttttggtgaatttaaaaGGCCATTGAAATGCAGTCGGTGCAGTGTTGCTGGGCACAATAGGAAGACTTGCAAGGCTATTATATGA